One segment of Triticum aestivum cultivar Chinese Spring chromosome 2A, IWGSC CS RefSeq v2.1, whole genome shotgun sequence DNA contains the following:
- the LOC123185760 gene encoding protein GL2-INTERACTING REPRESSOR 1: MASTVESPTSSCVSSDTEEEAAAVTKPMVVVGCPQCLMYVMLSGAAEEQPRCPRCKSPVLLHFLHGAAADVASTNRQQPSKS, translated from the coding sequence ATGGCAAGCACGGTGGAGTCGCCGACGAGCTCGTGCGTGTCGTCggacacggaggaggaggccgcggcggtgacgaagccgatggtggtggtggggtgccCGCAGTGCCTCATGTACGTGATGCTGTCGGGGGCGGCCGAGGAGCAGCCCAGGTGCCCCCGGTGCAAGAGCCCCGTGCTGCTGCACTTCCtccacggcgccgccgccgacgtcgccaGCACCAACAGGCAGCAGCCCAGCAAGAGCTAG